In a single window of the Brachionichthys hirsutus isolate HB-005 chromosome 18, CSIRO-AGI_Bhir_v1, whole genome shotgun sequence genome:
- the si:ch211-10a23.2 gene encoding galectin-related protein A-like, producing MEDTDKKEREEYIGAIKGGLRPSMKLVVMGIINKKPKSIEVTLSGTPQEEEEEADVGLQLKVNFMDKAVQRNARLSGKWGPAENTLSYFPFAAGESFKMEIVCEHQQFRILVDGQPLCGFTHRFSPLASLTALRIFGDLQLTKVA from the exons ATGGAGGACACGGACAAGAAGGAGCGT GAGGAGTATATCGGAGCGATAAAGGGGGGGCTGCGGCCTTCAATGAAACTGGTGGTGATGGGAATCATCAACAAAAAGCCCAAGAG CATCGAGGTGACTTTGTCCGGCACtcctcaggaggaggaagaagaggctgaTGTGGGACTTCAGCTGAAGGTCAACTTCATGGATAAGGCCGTCCAACGCAACGCCCGCCTCTCTGGAAAGTGGGGTCCTGCCGAGAATACCTTATCCTACTTCCCTTTTGCTGCTGGAGAATCCTTCAAG ATGGAGATCGTGTGTGAGCACCAGCAGTTTCGGATCTTAGTGGACGGACAGCCTCTGTGTGGATTCACCCACCGGTTCTCCCCACTCGCCTCCCTCACCGCCTTACGGATATTTGGAGATCTGCAGCTCACCAAGGTGGCCTAA
- the fbln5 gene encoding fibulin-5, whose translation MLRETRGFRLSSDVRMFPALVFILLSVHPGHGQTCTEGFAYDRRSRQCVDVDECRVAPDVCRGDMRCVNQNGGYLCMPRSLYNQPYRQETPIQPEPIYPDQSPGGSDPFLPAPRSVEPSYPRVRTTAHCVVGYALAEDGTCNDVDECDSGAHHCNPTQVCINAAGGYTCSCTEGFWLLGMQCQDIDECRYGYCQQLCANVPGSYSCSCNPGFILNPDSRTCQDVDECEDEPCSHGCFNTFGSFMCNCDEGFELASDGASCIDLDECSFSEFLCQHRCVNTPGSFSCICPPGYYVYEDGRSCEDVNECDTGNNTCTTAQVCFNFQGGYTCLDPLQCHSPYIEVSDNQCMCSAEIPACSGRPFTILYRHMDLSSGRGVPADIFQMQATTRYPGAFYIFQIKSGSEGREFYMRQTSNVSATLVLSRPITGPKELVLDLEMVTVNNVINFRGSSIIRLTIFVSKHPF comes from the exons ATGCTGCGTGAAACACGAGGCTTCAGGCTTAGCTCTGATGTGAG GATGTTTCCAGCTCTGGTATTTATTCTGCTTTCTGTCCATCCTGGACACGGACAG ACCTGCACAGAAGGTTTTGCGTATGACCGCAGGTCCAGACAGTGTGTAG ATGTGGACGAGTGCCGCGTCGCGCCAGATGTTTGCCGAGGAGACATGCGCTGTGTGAACCAGAACGGAGGCTACCTGTGCATGCCGAGGAGTCTGTACAACCAGCCGTACCGACAAGAGACCCCGATCCAACCTGAGCCCATCTACCCGGACCAATCCCCCGGGGGTTCGGACCCCTTCCTCCCAGCGCCGAGGTCCGTGGAGCCCAGCTACCCCCGAGTGAGGACCACTGCGCACTGCGTCGTAGGGTATGCCCTTGCGGAGGATGGCACCTGTAACG ATGTGGATGAATGTGACAGCGGCGCTCACCACTGCAACCCCACCCAGGTGTGCATCAACGCGGCAGGGGGCTACACCTGCTCTTGCACTGAGGGGTTCTGGCTCCTTGGGATGCAGTGTCAAG ATATTGATGAATGCCGCTATGGTTACTGCCAACAGCTGTGCGCCAACGTGCCCGGCTCTTATTCCTGCTCCTGTAACCCTGGCTTCATCCTCAACCCGGACAGCAGGACCTGCcaag ATGTGGACGAGTGTGAAGACGAGCCTTGCAGCCACGGATGCTTCAACACCTTCGGCTCCTTCATGTGTAACTGCGATGAAGGGTTTGAGCTGGCGTCGGACGGAGCGTCCTGCATCG ATTTGGATGAGTGCAGCTTCTCTGAGTTTCTGTGTCAACACAGATGTGTGAACACCCCCGGGTCGTTCTCCTGCATCTGTCCTCCTGGATATTATGTGTATGAGGACGGCAGGAGTTGTGAAG ATGTCAATGAATGTGACACTGGTAACAACACCTGTACAACAGCACAAGTGTGTTTCAATTTCCAGGGAGGCTATACATGcctggatccgttacagtgtcACTCCCCTTACATCGAAGTTAGTGACAA tcaGTGCATGTGTTCAGCTGAGATCCCTGCCTGCAGCGGCAGACCCTTCACTATTCTGTACCGACACATGGACTTGTCGTCGGGGCGCGGTGTGCCTGCCGACATCTTCCAGATGCAGGCCACCACGCGCTACCCCGGCGCCTTCTACATCTTCCAGATAAAGTCTGGCAGCGAAGGAAGAGAGTTTTACATGAGA CAAACCAGCAATGTGAGCGCCACTCTCGTCCTGTCGCGGCCCATCACGGGACCGAAGGAGCTGGTGCTGGACTTGGAGATGGTCACGGTCAACAACGTCATCAACTTCAGAGGCAGCTCCATCATCCGGCTGACCATATTTGTCTCGAAGCACCCGTTCTGA
- the plek2 gene encoding pleckstrin-2 yields the protein MDTDKRNVILREGFLVKRGHLVHNWKARWFVLTSDKLLYYKYEGNKRDSCQRGKILLKDCEVTCPFLEYENRPLALKLQRRNGADHFLEACSRQERDDWAADITAAVGKLGGAGGGKVENKEEPAGSQFHNINLSKVLDSMYDVHSGIKMSNHVEQGSTYSNCFSGSAVVDWLVFMQLALTRVEALTLASALLEEGLLRTVGSKSAESFRTAGLSEQFMDDSIALYSFSDSLKKRGTVKAETSLSAVELSGKVMMRGYLLKQGHRRKNWKVRLFVLRSEPAFLHYFDPTKDDAGPVGGFSLRGCLVSSLNDNGVPSGVKGNVQGNLFKIITQSNTLYFIQAPTQQEKMAWIDAIRQQT from the exons ATGGATACAGACAAGAGAAACGTGATCCTGAGAGAAGGGTTCCTGGTGAAAAGG GGTCATCTCGTACACAACTGGAAGGCCCGTTGGTTTGTGTTGACCTCAGACAAGTTGCTGTATTACAAGTACGAAGGAAACAAAAGGGATTCGTGTCAGCGCGGGAAAATCCTGCTGAAGGACTGTGAAGTAACGTGTCCCTTTCTGGAGTATGAGAATCGACCG CTGGCATTAAAGCTCCAGAGAAGAAATGGTGCGGATCATTTCCTGGAGGCTTGCTCCCGGCAGGAGAGAGACGACTGGGCAGCCGACATCACCGCTGCCGTCGGCAAGCTggggggagcaggaggtggGAAGGTGGAAAATAAGGAGGAACCTGCTGGATCCCAGTTTCACAACATCAATCTGAG CAAAGTGTTGGACTCCATGTATGACGTGCACAGCGGGATCAAGATGAGCAACCACGTGGAGCAGGGCAGCACTTACAGCAACTGTTTCTCAG GCTCAGCGGTAGTGGACTGGCTGGTGTTCATGCAGCTGGCTCTGACCCGTGTGGAGGCGCTGACCCTGGCCTCGGCGCTCCTGGAGGAAGGGTTGCTTCGGACTGTTGGCTCAAAAAGTGCCGAGAGTTTCCGCACCGCCGGCCTCAGCGAGCAGTTCATGGACGACTCCATTGCTCTGTACAGCTTT TCTGACAGCTTAAAGAAGAGAGGCACGGTGAAGGCAGAGACGTCGCTCTCTGCAGTGGAGCTGAGTGGGAAAGTGATGATGAGAGGATACCTGCTTAAACAG GGGCACAGGAGGAAGAACTGGAAGGTGCGACTCTTCGTGTTGCGTTCAGAGCCTGCGTTCCTTCACTATTTTGATCCCACCAAG GATGATGCCGGGCCAGTCGGTGGATTCTCGCTGCGAGGCTGTCTGGTGTCTTCTCTGAATGATAATGGCGTTCCTTCAG gtgtgaaAGGCAACGTTCAAGGCAACTTGTTTAAAATCATCACACAGTCCAACACTCTTTACTTCATCCAGGCTCCGACCCAACAGGAGAAGATGGCCTGGATCGATGCGATCAGACAGCAGACCTAG
- the LOC137907676 gene encoding tandem C2 domains nuclear protein, with amino-acid sequence MDCFKDCCKMFTRKKVKERDTQVITLKIPPNKEAASGWGLDEGRKEVRDDYLISKLPPDGREVPFVLPSLKASYIQPRGSRYPLLQSGPQSSARCTYTERKAELLGSVPLTYSPESSFHQDHMIDYVSPGSARRDTLKSRKSSHQSRGRTLMPRGDQRLSSSMFDLSISQGHIQRFDSNGSFLSSTSSVIGSVESSLDSITLSGDERELGKVCVRLSYQEALEQVWITLVQCSDLNLPLDGVEQQKIGFKGIISISKPIQFKSSIKEYHQDVSFMETFVFALQLQQLRCSALMLRLQTHYPRKRAVAECVLSLRELGSQEMEHQLNLNPPSRSSVCHAELHLTTCFQPVNGRIQLQVLAAQNLPASSSPLAQMFFVKVEMHQSGRVMVKKKTHALKASGGQCKWKETFHFLLAALDQAGSLSVKLYSRSSVRRKQCLGQVKLGLDSPLPEAVAQWNDMLAHPEKVVPAWHKLSAA; translated from the exons ATGGACTGCTTTAAAGACTGCTGCAAGATGTTCACCAGGAAGAAGGTGAAGGAGCGCGACACCCAAG TGATCACACTGAAGATTCCACCCAACAAGGAAGCGGCGTCGGGATGGGGGCTAGATGAGGGCCGAAAGGAGGTCAGAGATGATTACCTCATTTCAAAGCTGCCCCCGGATGGCAGAGAGGTGCCGTTTGTCCTGCCGAGCCTCAAGGCCTCTTATATTCAGCCCAGAGGTTCACGCTACCCCCTTCTACAGTCCGGGCCACAGA GTTCAGCCCGATGCACGTATACCGAGAGGAAGGCAGAGCTGCTGGGATCCGTTCCCCTCACCTACAGCCCCGAGTCCAGCTTCCATCAGGATCACATGATTGATTATGTCTCACCCGGTTCTGCCCGCCGTGACACGCTGAAGAGCAGAAAGTCCAGTCACCAAAGTCGAG GCAGAACTCTGATGCCGCGTGGCGACCAGCGACTCAGCAGCTCCATGTTTGATCTATCCATCTCTCAGGGTCACATCCAG CGCTTCGACTCCAATGGCAGCTTCCTCAGCAGCACGTCCTCCGTGATCGGCTCCGTAGAAAGCAGCCTGG ACTCCATCACCCTCTCCGGGGACGAGCGGGAGCTGGGGAAGGTGTGTGTTCGCTTGAGCTACCAGGAGGCTCTGGAGCAGGTGTGGATCACTCTGGTCCAG TGTTCGGATCTCAATCTTCCTCTGGATGGAGTGGAACAGCAAAAGATCGGCTTCAAAGGCATCATTAGCATCTCCAAACCAATCCAGTTCAAGAGCTCCATCAAGGAGTATCATCAG GATGTGTCCTTCATGGAGACCTTTGTGTTTGCGCTGCAACTCCAGCAGTTGCGTTGCAGCGCCTTGATGCTGCGTCTGCAAACGCATTACCCCAGAAAGCGTGCAGTGGCAGAATGCGTCCTGTCCTTACGGGAGCTCGGCTCCCAGGAGATGGAGCACCAGCTCAACCTCAACCCGCCGTCCAGATCATCT GTTTGCCACGCCGAGCTGCATCTCACCACCTGCTTCCAGCCGGTCAACGGACGCATCCAGCTCCAGGTCCTCGCCGCGCAGAAcctcccagcatcctcctcGCCGCTCGCACAAA TGTTTTTTGTCAAAGTGGAAATGCACCAGTCGGGGCGGGTGATGGTGAAGAAGAAGACTCATGCCCTCAAGGCTTCCGGGGGTCAGTGTAAGTGGAAGGAGACCTTTCACTTCCTCCTGGCTGCATTAGACCAGGCGGGTTCACTGTCAGTCAAACTCTACAGCCGCAGCTCGGTCAGGAGGAAGCAGTGTCTCGGACAG GTTAAACTGGGACTCGACAGCCCCCTCCCGGAAGCTGTGGCCCAGTGGAACGACATGTTGGCTCACCCAGAGAAGGTGGTGCCTGCGTGGCACAAGCTGAGCGCTGCCTGA